In the genome of Acidovorax sp. 69, the window CAGCGCTTCACCGGGCACGTCGGCCATGGCCTTCCAGGCATAGGCAATGGCTTCCAGTGCGCGGTCCTGCGCATGGGGGCCGCCGGCCTGGAAGGCCATCATGGGGCCCTGGCCGGTGGTCAGCATCACAGCGTGTGCGATCTCGTGGCTGCGGCGGTGGATGCGCACCAGCGCCTCCAGCAGCACGCCCACGCGGCCCTGCGCGCCCAGCGCCTGCCAGGCGGGCTCGGCGGCCTGGGCCGCAGCTACCAGCGCCTGCACATCGCAGTCGGGGTAGCGCACATCCAGTGCCACGCCGTAGGGCGAGCGCTCGGTGGCCAGGCGGCCCCGTTCGCCGGGCTGCAGCAGCGGGTAGTCCTTGCCCAGCAAGGCGTTGACGGCTGCCTGGCCATCGGCCTGGCCGGTTTCTCCATAGACCTTGGGCGAGGGCGATTCGGGGAAGGGTGTCCAGTGGCCGCGCGTGGCAAGGGCGTTGAGGGCGCCGTCCAGAAGGGCGCGGTGGGTATCGAACAAGGGCATCAATTTGTCTCCGGTGAGGGTTTGCCCTGATCGGTTTGACTTGCGTCAGGGTTGTGGAAAGTTTATTCTCTACCGAACGGTCGGTCAATAATGTTTGCGATCGATCAAAACTAGCTTCTCCCACTTTGGTAGGCAGGAACATCCATGTCCGAACCCCTGGTCCTCGTGACGCAATCGGGCGCCGTGCAAACGCTGGCGCTCAACCGGCCCTCTGCGCTCAACAGCTTCACGGCGGAGTTGCACGCGCAACTGCTGGCCGCGCTGGAGGCGGCAGCGGCCAACGCCGAGGTGCGCTGCGTGGTGCTCACGGGCACGGGCCGTGCCTTCTGCGCGGGGCAGGACCTGGCCGATCCGGCGGTAGCGCCCGACCTCACACCCGGCGCCACGCCCAAGGATCTGGGTGGCGTGATTAGCAAGCTGTATGGCCCGCTGTGCCAGCGCATCCGCAGCATGCCGATTCCGGTGATTGCGGCCGTCAATGGCGTGGCTGCGGGCGCCGGGGCCAACCTGGCGCTGGGCTGCGACCTGGTGTTGGCGGCGCGCTCGGCCAGCTTCATTCAGGCTTTCACCAAGATTGGCCTGGTGCCTGACACCGGCGGCACCTGGTTGCTGCCGCGCCTGGTGGGCCGCGCGCAGGCCCTGGGCCTGGCACTGCTGGGCGACAAGCTGCCTGCGCCCGACGCCGAACGCCTGGGCCTGATCTGGCGCTGCGTGGACGATGCAGCGCTGCAGGACGAAGCGCAGGCCCTGGCCCACCGCCTGGCCGCCATGCCCGTCAAGGCGCTGGTCGCCACGCGCAATGCCATGGACGCCGCCACGCAGATGGACTTCGGCCAGGCCCTGGCACAAGAGGCTGCGGTGCAGCGCACCTTGGGCGCATCCGCCGACTACCGCGAAGGCGTCGAGGCCTTCATCGGCAAGCGCGCACCCACTTTCACTGACCGCTGAACCCGCCCATGGACTCCACCACTTCTTTGACAAGCCCAGAGGCCGTTGCCGAGCATGTGCGCAGCGGCATGTTTGCGAATGACCGCGCCACGCAAGGCCTGGGTATCGCCATCATGTCTATCGGCCCCGGGCGGGCCACGCTGGAGATGACCGTGCGTGTCGACATGCTCAACGGCTTTGACATCTGCCACGGCGGCTTCATCACCACGCTGGCCGATTCGGCGTTTGCCTTTTCGTGCAATGCGCGCAACGAGATGACCGTGGCCTCGGGTCTGTCGATCGACTTTCTGGCGCCAGCGCGCGAGGGTGATCACCTCACGGCTGTGGCCAACGAAGTTTCCCTGGCGGGGCGCACTGGCGTGTACGACGTGAACGTGCACAACCAGCGCGGCGAGACGATTGCCGTGATGCGCGGCCGCTCGTATGCCATGAAGGGCCGGCCCACCGTGCCGCTGGGCACTGCTGCCCGCTGAACGCTCACACCGATAACCACAGGAGACATCCATGGCCGTGCGCCAACCCGCTCCGGGCGACCTGGAGCCCATCGAAACCGCCAGCCGTGACGAGGTCCAGGCACTGCAGCTGCAGCGCCTGCGCTGGACGCTGCAGCACGCCTACGACAATGTGCCGCACTACCGGCGCGCGTTCGATGCCAAGGGGGTTCACCCGTCCGACCTCCAGCAGCTGTCCGACCTGTCGAAATTTCCTTTCACGGTCAAGAAGGACCTGCGCGACAACTACCCCTTTGGCATGTTCGCCGTGCCGCGCGAGCAGGTGGCGCGTATCCATGCTTCGTCCGGCACCACTGGCAAGCCCACCGTGGTGGGCTACACGCGCAAAGACATCGACACCTGGGCCGACCTGGTGGCGCGCTCAATCCGCGCTGCGGGTGGGCGCGCGGGTGACATGGTCCATGTGGCCTATGGCTACGGCCTGTTCACGGGGGGGCTGGGCGCGCACTACGGTGCTGAGCGCGCGGGCTGCACGGTGATCCCCATGTCCGGCGGCCAGACCGAAAAGCAGGTGCAGCTGATCCGCGACTTCGGGCCCAGCATCATCATGGTGACGCCCTCGTACATGCAAGTCATCAACGAGGAGTTCGTGCGCCAGGGGCTGGACCCGCGCGAAAGCTCGCTCAAGATCGGCATCTTTGGTGCCGAGCCCTGGACCGAGGCCATGCGCCGCGAAATCGAGACCAAGTCGGGCATCGATGCGGTGGACATTTACGGCCTGTCTGAAGTGATGGGCCCGGGCGTGGCCAGCGAGTGCATCGAGAGCAAGGACGGCCCGGTGGTCTGGGAAGACCATTTCTACCCCGAGATCATCGACCCCGATACCGGTGAAGTGCTGCCCGATGGCCAGGAGGGTGAACTGGTGTTCACCTCGCTGAGCAAGGAGGCGCTGCCCATGATCCGCTACCGCACACGCGACCTCACGCGCCTCTTAGCGCCCACCTCGCGCGCGTTCCGGCGCATGGGCAAGATTGTGGGCCGCTCGGACGACATGCTCATCATCCGTGGCGTGAACGTGTTCCCCACGCAGATCGAAGAGATCGTGCTGCAGAACGAAAAACTGTCGGGCCAGTACCAGATCGTCGTTGCGCGCGACGGCAACCTCGACCGCGTGACCGTGCGCTGCGAGTTGCAGCCGGGCATCTCTGACGGCGATCGCCCTGAGCTCACTGGCTGGGTGCAGCACCGCATCAAGACCCTGGTGGGCATCACCTGCCAGGTCGAGGTGCTGGCCACTGATTCCATTGAACGTACGCTGGTGGGCAAGGCCCGCCGCGTGATCGACCAGCGCCCGCATTGAGCCACCGGCGCACCCACCGCATCCACCGCACACAAGGACATCACCATGTACACCCAGGCTATGGACACCATGGGCAAGGACGGCGGCGACGCCAAGACCTTGCGCAGCGCCGAAGAGTTGCAGCGCCAGGCACAGTTTGACGCGCGCATCGATGCGGGCGAATTCATCGAGGCCAAGGACTGGATGCCCGAGCACTACCGCAAGACCCTGCTGCGCCAGATCAGCCAGCATGCGCACTCGGAGATCGTGGGCATGCTGCCCGAGGGCAACTGGATCACGCGCGCGCCCACGCTCAAGCGCAAGGCCATCCTGCTGGCCAAGGTGCAGGACGAAGGCGGGCACGGCCTGTACCTGTACGCGGCGGCTGAGACCCTGGGCTCCTCGCGTGACCAGATGCTGGAGGCGTTGCACACGGGCCGCGCCAAATACAGCTCCATCTTCAACTACCCCACGCTCACCTGGGCCGACATGGGCACCATCGGCTGGCTGGTGGATGGCGCGGCCATCATGAACCAGGTGCCGATCTGCCGCTGCTCGTACGCCCCGTATGCGCGGGCCATGGTGCGTATCTGCCGCGAGGAGAGCTTCCACCAGCGCCAGGGTTACGACGCGCTGCTCACCATGATGCAAAAGGGCACCGACGCGCAGCGCGCCATGGTGCAGGACTCGGTCAACCGCTGGTGGTGGCCGTCGATCATGATGTTTGGCCCGCCAGACGACCAGTCGCCCAACTCCGCGCAGTCCATGCGCTGGGGCATCAAGCGGGTGTCCAACGACACGTTGCGCCAGAAGTTCATCGACGCCACCGTCGAGCAGGCCAAGGTCTTGGGCGTGACCCTGCCCGACCCGGACCTGCGATGGAACGAGGAGCGCCAGGCCCACGACTACGGCGCCATCGACTGGTCCGAGTTCTGGCGCGTGATCGGCGGCGACGGCCCCTGCAACGAAGAGCGCCTGGGCGCCCGTGTCAAGGCCTGGGACGACGGTGCCTGGGTGCGCGAGGCTGCCCTGGCCCACGCCGCCAAACATGCGCCGCAGCCCCAGCGTGCCGTGGCGTGAGCGGGCCTTTTTGGGTCTTTTGAACAAAATTGGCTTACAGCGCAGATAAATAAAGCGCTAGCAGCTATCAATAAGTGAGCGTTTCACCGTCCCTAACGATTGGACCAGGCACACCATGAGCAATCCCGACCACACCGCCCCAGCCCCAGGCACGGCCGCTGCCGCTGCACCCACCCCTGCACCCGCCAACGAATGGCCCCTGTGGGAAGTCTTCGTGCGCAGCAAGGCGGGGCTTGACCACAAACACTGCGGCAGCCTGCACGCTGCCGACCCGCGCATGGCCATCCAGCTGGCGCGCGACGTCTATACCCGGCGCCAGGAAGGCACCAGTGTCTGGGTGGTGCGCTCCGACCAGATCGTGGCCAGCGACCCGGGCGAGAAAGACATGTACTTCGATCCTGCCCAGGACAAGGTCTATCGCCACCCCACCTTCTACGTGCTGCCCGAGGCCGTGGACCACATGTGAGCGCACCCACCATGCAAGCAACCAGCCTTTGTATCAGCCGCGATCCGTCCGTTCAATACGTGCTGCGCCTGGCAGACACCTGCCTGATCCTGGGCCAGCGCCTGGGCGAGTGGTGCGGCCACGGCCCCATCCTGGAAGAAGATATCGCGCTGTCCAACATGGCACTGGACCTGGTGGGCCAGGCGCGCGCACTGCTCACCCGGGCGGGCCAGCTGGAAGGCAGTGGGCACGACGAAGATCAGTTGGCCTTCCTGCGTGACGAGCGCGACTACGTCAATCCGACCCTGGTCGAACTGCCACGCGGCGACTTCGCCTTCACCATGGTGCGCAACGCCATGGTCGCCACCTTGCTCAAGCTGCTGTGGCAGCGCCTGGCAGGCTCCAGCGATGCTGAGCTGGCCGCCATCGCTGGCAAGGCCCTCAAGGAGGCGCGCTACCACCAGCAGCATGCCGCCGACTGGGTGGTGCGCCTGGGCGACGGCACCGCCGAGTCGCGTCGCCGCACCGAAGCCGCACTGACCACGCTGTGGCGCTACACACCGGAGCTGTTTGTGGCCGACGCGGTGGACGATGCCGCCCACGCCATGGGCCTGGGCCCCCGATGGGCCGACCTGCAGGGCGCCTGGACCGAGGAGATGGCGCAGATCTTTGCGGCCGCCAGCCTGGCGACACCCCAAGCATCGGCCTTTCGCAGCACCGGCCGCAACGGTGTGCACAGCGAGCACATGGGCTACATCCTGGCCGAGATGCAGCACCTGCAGCGCAGCTTTCCGGGAGGCGTGTGGTGACACCCACCCCCGCCATCTGCGACACGCCCGCCGGGGGACATGCCCCGCAGCCGGGCGGGGCCCCGTCGCGCATTGAGCGTGCGTGGGAGGTGCTGGACGGTGTGCTCGACCCCGAGGTGCCAGCGGTCTCCGTGCGCGACCTGGGTATCGTGCGCGACGTGCGGCTGGCGGGCGAATCGCTCGATGTGGTGCTCACCCCCACCTATTCGGGCTGCCCAGCCACCGAGGTCATCGAGCACGACGTGCTGGCTGCCATCGAGGCCGCAGGCCTGGGGCCCGCCTACGTCACACTGCAGCGCGCACCGGCCTGGACGACCGACTGGATCACCGAACAGGGCCGCGCGCGCCTGTTGGCCTATGGCATCGCACCGCCCGGCCCGCTGCCGCCGGGCACCGAGGTGCCCTTGCGTTTCATGCCACGCGCGAACGCCGTGGCGCCTGCGCTGGCCTGCCCGCGTTGCGGCAGTCTGCAGACCGAGCGCCTGTCCGCCTTCGGCTCCACGGCCTGCAAGGCGCTGTACCGCTGCCTGGCCTGCCGCGAGCCCTTCGAGCACTTCAAGCCGTTGTGAAGCCCCCTTCTTCGCCCCCACACAAGACACCGACATGAGCGTCATCTTCCATCCCCTGCGCGTGCGCGCCATCGAGCCTGACACCGCCGAAGCCGTCATCGTCTCCTTCGACGTGCCGCCCGAGTTGCGCGAGGTCTTCGGCTTTACCCAGGGCCAGTACCTCACGTTGCGCACTGACATCGGCGGCCAGGACCTGCGCCGCTCGTACTCCATCTGCGCGGGTGTCGACGACGCCGAGCTGCGCGTGGGCGTGCGCAAGGTCAACGGCGGCGTGTTCTCCAACTGGATCCATACCCGACTTCGGGTGGGCGACACCCTGCAGGTCATGGCGCCGCAGGGCCGATTCTTCGTTCCCATGCAGCCCGGTGCGCAGCGCCACTTCCTGGGCATCGCCGGCGGCAGCGGCATCACGCCCATCCTGTCCATCATGAAGACCGTGCTGGCGCGCGAGCCACGCAGCCGCTTCACGCTGATCTATGGCAACCGCACGCTGCAGTCCACCATGTTCAAGGAGGAGATCGAGGACCTCAAGAACCGCTACCTCACGCGCCTCGTGCTGCACCACGTGTTCTCGGCCGAGCAGACCGATGCGCCGCTGAACATGGGGTTCGTCAACCGCGAAAAGCTCGCCGAGTTCCTCAAGGCCCTGATCCCCGCGCAGAAAATCGACGAGGCCTTCATCTGCGGCCCCTTCCAGATGAACGACGAGGCCGAGGCCGCGTTGCTGGCCGGCGGCGTGGCGGCCGAACGCATCCATGTGGAGCGTTTTGGCGTGGCCCTGCCGATCAATGGAAGCGGTGGTGGACAGGTGGGCGCAGTGGTGCACGAAGCCCTGCCCGGTGACGCCAAGACCGCGCGCATCGCCATCGTGCGCGACGGTCTGCGGCGCGAGTTTTTTTTCTCCCAGGGCCAGGCGAGCATTCTGGATGCCGCATCGGCTGCGGGGCTGGAGGTGCCGTTCTCTTGCACGTCAGGGGTGTGTGGCACCTGCCGCGCGAAGTGCGTGGAGGGCGAGGTGCGCATGGAACGCAACTTTGCGCTCGACAAGAACGAGGTGGCCGCAGGCTTCGTGCTCACCTGCCAGTGTCGGCCACTCTCGGAGAAGGTGGTGCTGTCGTTTGATGAGCGGTAAGGGTGATGGCGCTGGCGGATGCCGTATCGCACGATGCCCGTTCCTTGCGAGGGCGGTATCGATGGTATGGACGGTGTGGCCGAAAACATGCGGCAAGATGGCGGCCCTTCACTTCAGGATACAAAGGAAAACTGCCCATGGCCCGAGGCCGATCTCCCGGATACGACGACCAGCGCGAAATGATCCTGCGCCACGCCGCCGAGCTGTTTGCCCGCCGTGGCTACCCGGCCACGTCGATGAACGAGGTGGCCGAGGCCTGTGGCCTGTCCAAGCCCACGCTGTACCACTACTTTCGCGACAAGTACAACTTGCTGGTGCACATTGCTGACGGCCATGTCTCTCGCCTGCAGGCGCTGGTAGAAGAGGTGGAGGGTAAACACCTCGAACCCGAGGCAAGGCTGCGTGAGCTGATCCACCGCTTCGTCGAGGAATACGCCGAGGCCCAGCATGCCCACCGTGTGTTGACCGAGGATGTGCGCTTTTTGCAGCCCGAGGACAGCGAACGCATTTTGGGCAAGGAGCGCGCCGTGGTGGCCGTTTTTGCCCAGGCGCTGGCGCAGATGCGCCCCGACACCGACGCTGCAGGCCTGACCAAGGCGCTGACCATGCTGCTGTTCGGCATGATCAACTGGATGTTCACCTGGCTCAAGCCCGATGGCGAGCTGGACTACGAAACCATGGCACCCATCGTGGCCGACCTGTTTTTTGGCGGTTTTCCCGCCGTGCGAATGCCGCCGCCTCTGGCCGAAAGGCCAGCCCGTCCATGACAATGCCAAGGCACGCACACCGTGCACCAATCACCGGCCGCGAAGAGCCGGAACCCCGCCAGGGCGCCTTTCTGCGCTGACCTTTTCCCCTTCCTTCACAACGATCCACAGGAGACAAAAAGCATGCTGTTCCGTTTCACACAACTCGCGCTGGTGGCTGCCGCCGCTGCCATGGTCTGCGGCGCTGCCGTGGCTGACATCACGGTCGGCGTCACGGTGTCGGCGACCGGCCCCGCCGCATCGCTGGGCATTCCCGAGAAGAACACCGTGGCCCTGATGCCACGCACTATCGGGGGCGAAAAGGTCAACTACATCGTGCTCGACGACGCGTCGGACACGACCACCGCCGTGGGCAACACGCGCAAGCTGATCAGCGAGAGCAAGGTGGACATCATCCTGGGGTCGAGCACCACGCCCAACTCGCTGGCCATGATCGATGTGGTGGCCGAGGCGCAGACACCCATGATCTCCATGGCCGCTTCGGCGCGCATCGTCGA includes:
- a CDS encoding enoyl-CoA hydratase-related protein is translated as MSEPLVLVTQSGAVQTLALNRPSALNSFTAELHAQLLAALEAAAANAEVRCVVLTGTGRAFCAGQDLADPAVAPDLTPGATPKDLGGVISKLYGPLCQRIRSMPIPVIAAVNGVAAGAGANLALGCDLVLAARSASFIQAFTKIGLVPDTGGTWLLPRLVGRAQALGLALLGDKLPAPDAERLGLIWRCVDDAALQDEAQALAHRLAAMPVKALVATRNAMDAATQMDFGQALAQEAAVQRTLGASADYREGVEAFIGKRAPTFTDR
- the paaI gene encoding hydroxyphenylacetyl-CoA thioesterase PaaI, coding for MDSTTSLTSPEAVAEHVRSGMFANDRATQGLGIAIMSIGPGRATLEMTVRVDMLNGFDICHGGFITTLADSAFAFSCNARNEMTVASGLSIDFLAPAREGDHLTAVANEVSLAGRTGVYDVNVHNQRGETIAVMRGRSYAMKGRPTVPLGTAAR
- the paaC gene encoding 1,2-phenylacetyl-CoA epoxidase subunit PaaC, whose product is MQATSLCISRDPSVQYVLRLADTCLILGQRLGEWCGHGPILEEDIALSNMALDLVGQARALLTRAGQLEGSGHDEDQLAFLRDERDYVNPTLVELPRGDFAFTMVRNAMVATLLKLLWQRLAGSSDAELAAIAGKALKEARYHQQHAADWVVRLGDGTAESRRRTEAALTTLWRYTPELFVADAVDDAAHAMGLGPRWADLQGAWTEEMAQIFAAASLATPQASAFRSTGRNGVHSEHMGYILAEMQHLQRSFPGGVW
- the paaK gene encoding phenylacetate--CoA ligase PaaK codes for the protein MAVRQPAPGDLEPIETASRDEVQALQLQRLRWTLQHAYDNVPHYRRAFDAKGVHPSDLQQLSDLSKFPFTVKKDLRDNYPFGMFAVPREQVARIHASSGTTGKPTVVGYTRKDIDTWADLVARSIRAAGGRAGDMVHVAYGYGLFTGGLGAHYGAERAGCTVIPMSGGQTEKQVQLIRDFGPSIIMVTPSYMQVINEEFVRQGLDPRESSLKIGIFGAEPWTEAMRREIETKSGIDAVDIYGLSEVMGPGVASECIESKDGPVVWEDHFYPEIIDPDTGEVLPDGQEGELVFTSLSKEALPMIRYRTRDLTRLLAPTSRAFRRMGKIVGRSDDMLIIRGVNVFPTQIEEIVLQNEKLSGQYQIVVARDGNLDRVTVRCELQPGISDGDRPELTGWVQHRIKTLVGITCQVEVLATDSIERTLVGKARRVIDQRPH
- a CDS encoding TetR/AcrR family transcriptional regulator, encoding MARGRSPGYDDQREMILRHAAELFARRGYPATSMNEVAEACGLSKPTLYHYFRDKYNLLVHIADGHVSRLQALVEEVEGKHLEPEARLRELIHRFVEEYAEAQHAHRVLTEDVRFLQPEDSERILGKERAVVAVFAQALAQMRPDTDAAGLTKALTMLLFGMINWMFTWLKPDGELDYETMAPIVADLFFGGFPAVRMPPPLAERPARP
- the paaE gene encoding 1,2-phenylacetyl-CoA epoxidase subunit PaaE encodes the protein MSVIFHPLRVRAIEPDTAEAVIVSFDVPPELREVFGFTQGQYLTLRTDIGGQDLRRSYSICAGVDDAELRVGVRKVNGGVFSNWIHTRLRVGDTLQVMAPQGRFFVPMQPGAQRHFLGIAGGSGITPILSIMKTVLAREPRSRFTLIYGNRTLQSTMFKEEIEDLKNRYLTRLVLHHVFSAEQTDAPLNMGFVNREKLAEFLKALIPAQKIDEAFICGPFQMNDEAEAALLAGGVAAERIHVERFGVALPINGSGGGQVGAVVHEALPGDAKTARIAIVRDGLRREFFFSQGQASILDAASAAGLEVPFSCTSGVCGTCRAKCVEGEVRMERNFALDKNEVAAGFVLTCQCRPLSEKVVLSFDER
- the paaA gene encoding 1,2-phenylacetyl-CoA epoxidase subunit PaaA — translated: MYTQAMDTMGKDGGDAKTLRSAEELQRQAQFDARIDAGEFIEAKDWMPEHYRKTLLRQISQHAHSEIVGMLPEGNWITRAPTLKRKAILLAKVQDEGGHGLYLYAAAETLGSSRDQMLEALHTGRAKYSSIFNYPTLTWADMGTIGWLVDGAAIMNQVPICRCSYAPYARAMVRICREESFHQRQGYDALLTMMQKGTDAQRAMVQDSVNRWWWPSIMMFGPPDDQSPNSAQSMRWGIKRVSNDTLRQKFIDATVEQAKVLGVTLPDPDLRWNEERQAHDYGAIDWSEFWRVIGGDGPCNEERLGARVKAWDDGAWVREAALAHAAKHAPQPQRAVA
- the paaB gene encoding 1,2-phenylacetyl-CoA epoxidase subunit PaaB; the encoded protein is MSNPDHTAPAPGTAAAAAPTPAPANEWPLWEVFVRSKAGLDHKHCGSLHAADPRMAIQLARDVYTRRQEGTSVWVVRSDQIVASDPGEKDMYFDPAQDKVYRHPTFYVLPEAVDHM
- the paaD gene encoding 1,2-phenylacetyl-CoA epoxidase subunit PaaD translates to MCDTPAGGHAPQPGGAPSRIERAWEVLDGVLDPEVPAVSVRDLGIVRDVRLAGESLDVVLTPTYSGCPATEVIEHDVLAAIEAAGLGPAYVTLQRAPAWTTDWITEQGRARLLAYGIAPPGPLPPGTEVPLRFMPRANAVAPALACPRCGSLQTERLSAFGSTACKALYRCLACREPFEHFKPL